From the Primulina tabacum isolate GXHZ01 chromosome 3, ASM2559414v2, whole genome shotgun sequence genome, one window contains:
- the LOC142538317 gene encoding uncharacterized protein LOC142538317 gives MIAAGPITWRNFRETFLKQYYPAEVRLQKLSDFENLTQAPGMSVVEYTSQFNALGSYAPAIMADEVLKLHRFKRGLNSRIQSALAVYQPANFADLMGAAIRAETDIRRREGENKNKRPHAGQSSQGGQKFRKPNQSGGPSSWQTSAANHQGPKPCPKCGFRHPGECRRASGACFGCGKAGHRMADCPTAANQAAGPNKGTGPNVGANPNKPKENKPNARVFAMNQEEADDANEVVSGTILLQKVHVYALFDCGATHSFVSKRFAKKLGLKPESLTEPFRIATPTSKTIETHEIHKDCKIGIANQTFSTDLIQLVMVDFDIILGMNWLASNNAIVDCKGKRVKLRTPNQAEIVYHGKSKERKSLLSASQAWKAMKSGEDIYLAMINEVQGEVEMRI, from the coding sequence ATGATCGCTGCTGGACCAATCACATGGCGAAACTTCCGAGAAACATTTCTGAAACAGTACTACCCGGCAGAAGTCAGATTGCAGAAGTTAAGTGACTTTGAAAATCTCACTCAAGCTCCAGGCATGTCAGTAGTGGAGTACACGTCTCAGTTTAATGCCCTTGGATCTTATGCTCCGGCCATCATGGCGGACGAAGTTTTGAAGCTGCACCGCTTCAAGAGAGGATTAAACAGTAGAATCCAGTCAGCCTTAGCAGTTTATCAGCCCGCCAATTTTGCAGATCTTATGGGCGCAGCTATCCGAGCTGAAACTGACATCCGCCGCAGGGAGGGAGAGAATAAGAACAAGCGACCCCATGCCGGTCAGTCTTCTCAGGGCGGTCAGAAGTTCAGAAAGCCAAACCAATCAGGCGGACCTTCCTCATGGCAAACCTCAGCGGCCAACCATCAAGGACCCAAGCCATGCCCGAAGTGCGGTTTCAGACACCCCGGGGAATGTCGAAGAGCCAGTGGTGCGTGCTTCGGATGTGGGAAAGCAGGGCACAGGATGGCAGATTGTCCTACAGCCGCCAACCAAGCAGCTGGGCCCAACAAGGGAACTGGGCCGAATGTGGGAGCTAACCCCAACAAACCAAAGGAGAATAAGCCTAATGCCAGGGTGTTCGCTATGAACCAAGAAGAGGCAGACGACGCCAATGAAGTCGTATCAGGTACCATCTTACTTCAAAAAGTACATGTTTATGcattgtttgattgtggtgctacacacTCTTTTGTGTCTAAAAGGTTTGCTAAGAAATTAGGACTTAAGCCCGAATCTCTAACTGAACCTTTTCGGATAGCCACACCTACGAGTAAGACCATAGAAACTCATGAAATTCACAAGGATTGTAAGATCGGTATCGCTAATCAGACTTTCAGTACCGACTTGATACAATTGGTTATGGTCGATttcgacatcattctagggatgaaTTGGTTAGCCAGTAATAATGCCATAGTGGACTGTAAAGGGAAAAGAGTTAAGCTCCGAACCCCAAATCAGGCAGAGATCGTGTATCATGGTAAATCCAAGGAACGAAAATCACTCCTTTCCGCTTCCCAGGCATGGAAGGCCATGAAATCCGGAGAAGACATCTACCTAGCAATGATCAACGAAGTGCAAGGAGAAGTCGAAATGAGGATATAA